The following DNA comes from Syngnathoides biaculeatus isolate LvHL_M chromosome 18, ASM1980259v1, whole genome shotgun sequence.
CGCGCCTCCCTGCTCGTTTCGTTATGGCCGCCTAACGAACAACTCGATAGTTTACCACCATcccgaagaaaagccacgcagagtcaggaagaacatggaaactccacacagaccgTCACACCCtgatttgaacccgcaacctcacAATTGGGAGGGACGTGTGCTGTTGGACATCAagattttgttatttattttaatatttcgtCTTAAACAATAGTagtgtttgtatgtatgtatgtatatatataaatataatctaCTCATCACAATTTTGAATacagctttattttttaaaatgaaaaagccCAAACAAATTATTTGGTAGCAAATCGCataaatactttaaaattaaaacaaaattttacacGACAAATAATGTAAGTTCTTTTCTTTCATATCCGCACGGAATATACTCCACGCAACATTACGCATTAATTTCATCTTTAAAATGGCATAATATCacacttttcatttattttctggggagcttttttttaaaaaaaatatattattagtGATTCTGGGGCCtcaactccctgagaagggttgcgtcaggaagggcatccggcgtaaaaattgtgccaaacatatatctgctgtggcgaccccgaaagggacaagccgaaagaaacttacttattagTGATTCATCTTTGTCCGTTTTTCATCTTTGTATTTCAATAACGTTAAGCGAAAAGCAGATTTTAAAgccattattattgttatttattcattcagtaTCGATGCATGTTCATGCTTTTAAAgagacaattttatttttgcaacaacaaaaaaaaaatgtttttgccttACAAAAGGCCAAGGTCCACTGATTTCTTGTGATAGGCCAATAACCCGGAAGTTCGGTGGAAAAAAATCCGGAAGTGATTCAGCCACAGCGGCGCGAAAATGAAAATGCATGTCACGtgaagcaatttggagtttgTCGACCGCTGGAGTATAAAGTGACCGGAAGACGTCGCCATGCAGCGATCGTCGGACTGCCTGACCTTAACCAGCTCTCCTTCCTCGGCCATGGGCGAAAAGCTCGAAAAGGTATCGTGAAAAAAAGTAAGTTGCGTCGTTTTGCAATCTGTTGCTGCGCTCACGACGCGGGGACTCGGTCCAGATCCACCGGTGGCTGGCGGCGGCGTTCGGCGACGAGCCGATTCCTCCGTTCGAGGTGAACGCGCGGACGGTGAGCATTCTGGAGCAGCTCGCCAGCTCGGGAGAGGCGACCTGCCGCCGGGCCGAGCTGCTCGCCCAAGACTGGAACCACAAAGCATCGGAGTACCAGGCTGACGGTGAGGTAAAAACGTGTGCGAAGGCGCTCCAAGATGGCGGTGCGCGTAGACGCAGGGGTTGAGTGCTCCTTGTTTTGGTGCTTTGTTTGGATGCTTCGTATtcactttatcctcacaagtctgACCTCGGAGCTTTCTTCATGATCCTGGCATAGACCCCACTTCGTAAAACTGCTCCCATCACTGCAAAAATGGGTAGAACGTGGTTTGAGGGAGACTATCAGCACAGACGGGGCTGTTTTCAGAAGGACTGACTGGGGTATTTTTGAACATCCAGACCCGGAGATGGTCAGCGGCACCGTACTAAGTTGCATCAGCTACTGCACGGACTGGCTGTTGAAAAGCAGGTCAGAATTGACCCCGGTTTGACACCAGCGATCCTCACTGTGGTCCTGCAGGCGCTCACCTGCAGGAGGTTCTGCTCCAAAGTTTGGGCGTGTCCTACGCCAGCCTGCCCGAGTCCTGCGTGGACTACTTGGCCTCTCTGGTGGACAGCGCCATGGTTCTGGCCACCAGGGACACGTCGCTCTCCAGGTACACGCGGGTCCGCCGGACACGTCGCTCGTACCAGAAAGCGTTGCAGCCGAGTCACGTGATGGGCCGCCTTTCGCAGTTTGATGCCGGCGCTGAACCGTCTCACTAACGAGTTCTTGGAAGCGGAGAAGTCCGAAAGGAAGCTGGACCGGGAGCTGCTGGCCCTCTGGAAGATGCTGAGCGCGACGCTAGTGCTCAGAGGACAACTGCAAGCGTACGTATACACGTAGTATGTCTCGTTTTCTCCTGAGTGACTTTCGATCGCTCGCAAATGATTTTTGTCAATGTGCGCTCGGGTCCTCGGcagggacgtgagcaaagtgtGTCAGGCCCAAGCCGTGGAGCGCGCCAAGGTGGAGGAGCGCATACTCAACATGGACTTCCTGGAGGCCAAAGCCAAAGAGATCTGCACCAGACACGAGGGCCAAGAGGTGCGCAAGTCACGCCTGTCgcacaaat
Coding sequences within:
- the haus1 gene encoding HAUS augmin-like complex subunit 1, which gives rise to MQRSSDCLTLTSSPSSAMGEKLEKIHRWLAAAFGDEPIPPFEVNARTVSILEQLASSGEATCRRAELLAQDWNHKASEYQADGAHLQEVLLQSLGVSYASLPESCVDYLASLVDSAMVLATRDTSLSSLMPALNRLTNEFLEAEKSERKLDRELLALWKMLSATLVLRGQLQADVSKVCQAQAVERAKVEERILNMDFLEAKAKEICTRHEGQEAKLATRKMEDQLSHQALVQLSEEVTALKKEMIPLKKKLEPFLDLSASPSLACIKIEEAKRELAALDSRLETYVDFK